One window of Triplophysa rosa linkage group LG10, Trosa_1v2, whole genome shotgun sequence genomic DNA carries:
- the mcm8 gene encoding DNA helicase MCM8 isoform X1 yields MSSPASAGGSWRGGGGDGSGARGGWRGRGGDDTGSTGGWRGRGGDGSGARGGGWRRGGGDGSGARGGGDGGWRGRGYNAGQNRGGRGRPWNRGGRGNYYTNNKQHRITPAVSQARIIQSTLDITCPYKGWRLYFSEGFVESSPYVEKIKAFEQYFTSQIDLYDKDEIERKGSILVDYKDLLSNKQISQTLPDLAKELKEMPEKILDCLGLAIHQVLTVDLERHAAELQGQEELPASLRPIINTPHISARLYNFEPLTPLKSLRANLYGKLVAIRGTVVRVSNIKPLCSKLAFTCNSCGDTQSVTLPDGKYSTPTKCLQVECRGRLFTPNRSSPLTLTVDWQTIKVQELISDDQRESGRIPRTVECELTQDLVDSCVPGDMVTITGVIKVSSDDGSGRHKKDKCMFLLYIQANSVSNSKGQKSKASSETEGQGPSVEFSIKDLYAIQEIQAQDDLFKLIVNSLCPAIYGHVLVKAGLALALFGGCQKYVDDKNRIPIRGDPHMLIVGDPGLGKSQMLQAVCNVAPRGVYVCGNTTTTSGLTVSLSRDSGSGDYALEAGALVLGDQGMCCIDEFDKMGSQHQALLEAMEQQSISLAKAGIVCTLPARTSIIAAANPAGGHYNKGKTVSENLKMGSALLSRFDLVFILLDTPNEDHDHLLSEHVMAMRAGKTGAISSAAVTRCGTQESNISILEVSTEKPLADRLKLLPGENLDLIPHQLLRKYVGYARHYVHPTLSAEAARVLQDFYLELRKQNQTADSTPITTRQLESLIRLTEARARVELREKATQSDAEDVVDIMKHSLIDTYSDEFGRLDFDRSHLGSGMSNRSKAKKFITALNKLAERQRRTMFEIQELQQLAKDLQIQVVDFEGFVSALNEQGYLLKKAHRTYQLQTV; encoded by the exons ATGAGCAGCCCGGCCTCTGCTGGAGGGTCGTGGAGGGGAGGAGGAGGAGACGGCTCGGGTGCTAGAGGAGGatggagaggaagaggaggagacgACACAGGTTCTACAGGAGGgtggagaggaagaggaggagatgGCTCGGGTGCTAGAGGAGGAGGCtggagaagaggaggaggagacgGGTCAGGTGCAAGAGGAGGAGGAGACGGAGGGTGGAGAGGAAGAGGATATAATGCTGGTCAGAACAGAGGCGGGAGAGGTCGGCCCTGGAacagaggaggaagaggaaactATTACACCAACAACAAACAACACA GAATAACTCCAGCAGTCAGTCAAGCACGCATCATCCAGTCAACTCTTGATATCACGTGTCCATATAAAGGCTGGAGACTTTATTTCTCTGAAG GTTTTGTGGAGAGTTCACCGTATGTCGAGAAGATCAAGGCATTTGAGCAGTACTTCACGTCACAAATTGATCTTTATGATAAG GATGAAATTGAAAGGAAAGGAAGCATTCTGGTGGATTATAAAGACCTTCTCTCAAACAAGCAGATATCACAGACTTTACCCGACCTCGCCAAAGAGCTGAAAGAAATGCCAGAGAAGATCCTGGACTGCTTGGGTTTAGCAATTCATCAG GTGTTGACTGTTGATCTTGAGAGACACGCGGCTGAACTCCAGGGACAGGAGGAGCTGCCTGCCAGTCTGAGACCCATAATCAACACCCCTCATATCAGCGCCAG GCTTTATAACTTCGAGCCtctgactcctttaaaaagTCTGAGAGCGAATTTATACGGCAAGTTGGTTGCGATCAGAGGTACGGTGGTACGAGTGAGTAACATCAAGCCTCTGTGCAGTAAGTTGGCCTTCACCTGTAACTCCTGTGGAGACACACAGAGCGTGACGCTGCCGGATGGAAAATACTCCACACCCACTAAA TGTTTACAGGTAGAATGTCGTGGACGGTTGTTCACACCAAACAGAAGTTCACCCTTGACCCTCACTGTCGACTGGCAAACAATCAA AGTTCAGGAGCTGATCTCAGATGACCAGCGTGAGTCCGGTCGAATCCCGCGCACCGTTGAATGTGAACTCACGCAGGATCTGGTGGACAGCTGTGTGCCCGGAGACATGGTGACCATCACGGGTGTTATTAAAGTGTCCAGCGATGACG GAAGTGGGCGACACAAGAAGGACAAGTGCATGTTCCTGCTGTACATTCAGGCAAATTCAGTGAGTAACTCAAAGGGACAGAAGAGCAAAGCGTCCTCTGAGACGGAAGGACAGGGACCTTCTGTGGAGTTCTCCATTAAAGATCTCTACGCCATCCAGGAGATTCAAGCTCAGGACGACCTCTTCAAACTGATAGTGAA CTCACTTTGTCCTGCTATTTACGGCCATGTG ctTGTTAAAGCAGGATTAGCTCTGGCTCTGTTTGGCGGATGTCAGAAGTATGTTGATGATAAGAATCGGATCCCCATACGAGGAGACCCTCATATGCTAATCGTTGGTGATCCTGGACTGGGTAAAAGCCAGATGTTACAG GCCGTGTGTAACGTGGCTCCGCGGGGTGTTTATGTTTGCGGGAACACAACCACCACCTCAGGACTGACTGTGTCTCTGTCCCGGGACAGCGGATCTGGAGATTACGCTCTAGAGGCCGGAGCTCTGGTGTTGGGAGATCAAG GGATGTGTTGTATCGATGAGTTTGATAAGATGGGCAGTCAGCATCAGGCGCTGCTGGAGGCCATGGAGCAGCAGAGCATCAGTTTGGCTAAAGCCGGGATCGTCTGCACACTTCCAGCTCGAACTTCCATCATCGCAGCAGCCAATCCTGCGGGAGGACATTATAATAAAGGCAAGACTGTCTCCGAGAACCTCAA AATGGGCAGTGCACTGCTGTCCAGGTTTGATCTGGTCTTTATCCTGTTGGACACTCCAAACGAAGACCACGATCACCTGCTGTCTGAACACGTGATGGCCATGCGTGCAGGAAAGACGGGGGCGATTAGCAGCGCTGCGGTGACACGCTGCGGCACGCAGGAGTCCAACATCTCCATACTGGAGGTCTCGACGGAGAAACCCCTCGCTGACAGACTCAAA ttGCTTCCTGGCGAGAATCTTGATCTCATTCCGCACCAGCTTCTGCGGAAGTATGTGGGTTACGCCCGACATTACGTTCACCCCACGCTGTCCGCAGAGGCCGCGCGAGTTCTGCAGGACTTTTATCTGGAGCTGCGCAAACAGAACCAGACAGCGGACAGCACGCCCATCACCACCCGTCAGCTGGAGTCTCTCATCCGTCTGACAGAG GCGCGAGCTCGTGTTGAGCTGAGAGAGAAAGCAACACAAAGTGATGCAGAAGATGTGGTGGACATCATGAAGCACAG CTTAATCGACACGTATTCAGATGAATTTGGCCGTCTGGATTTCGACCGTTCTCATCTCGGCTCTGGAATGAGTAACCGCTCCAAAGCCAAGAAATTTATCACGGCGTTAAACAAGCTTGCTGAGCGCCAACGAAGAACCATGTTTGAGATCCAGGAGTTACAACAACTCGCCAAAGATCTACAAATACAG GTTGTGGATTTTGAGGGTTTCGTCAGTGCTCTCAATGAACAGGGATACCTTCTGAAGAAAGCTCACAGGACCTATCAGCTTCAGACTGTGTGA
- the mcm8 gene encoding DNA helicase MCM8 isoform X3: MSSPASAGGSWRGGGGDGSGARGGWRGRGGDDTGSTGGWRGRGGDGSGARGGGWRRGGGDGSGARGGGDGGWRGRGYNAGQNRGGRGRPWNRGGRGNYYTNNKQHRITPAVSQARIIQSTLDITCPYKGWRLYFSEGFVESSPYVEKIKAFEQYFTSQIDLYDKVLTVDLERHAAELQGQEELPASLRPIINTPHISARLYNFEPLTPLKSLRANLYGKLVAIRGTVVRVSNIKPLCSKLAFTCNSCGDTQSVTLPDGKYSTPTKCLQVECRGRLFTPNRSSPLTLTVDWQTIKVQELISDDQRESGRIPRTVECELTQDLVDSCVPGDMVTITGVIKVSSDDGSGRHKKDKCMFLLYIQANSVSNSKGQKSKASSETEGQGPSVEFSIKDLYAIQEIQAQDDLFKLIVNSLCPAIYGHVLVKAGLALALFGGCQKYVDDKNRIPIRGDPHMLIVGDPGLGKSQMLQAVCNVAPRGVYVCGNTTTTSGLTVSLSRDSGSGDYALEAGALVLGDQGMCCIDEFDKMGSQHQALLEAMEQQSISLAKAGIVCTLPARTSIIAAANPAGGHYNKGKTVSENLKMGSALLSRFDLVFILLDTPNEDHDHLLSEHVMAMRAGKTGAISSAAVTRCGTQESNISILEVSTEKPLADRLKLLPGENLDLIPHQLLRKYVGYARHYVHPTLSAEAARVLQDFYLELRKQNQTADSTPITTRQLESLIRLTEARARVELREKATQSDAEDVVDIMKHSLIDTYSDEFGRLDFDRSHLGSGMSNRSKAKKFITALNKLAERQRRTMFEIQELQQLAKDLQIQVVDFEGFVSALNEQGYLLKKAHRTYQLQTV, from the exons ATGAGCAGCCCGGCCTCTGCTGGAGGGTCGTGGAGGGGAGGAGGAGGAGACGGCTCGGGTGCTAGAGGAGGatggagaggaagaggaggagacgACACAGGTTCTACAGGAGGgtggagaggaagaggaggagatgGCTCGGGTGCTAGAGGAGGAGGCtggagaagaggaggaggagacgGGTCAGGTGCAAGAGGAGGAGGAGACGGAGGGTGGAGAGGAAGAGGATATAATGCTGGTCAGAACAGAGGCGGGAGAGGTCGGCCCTGGAacagaggaggaagaggaaactATTACACCAACAACAAACAACACA GAATAACTCCAGCAGTCAGTCAAGCACGCATCATCCAGTCAACTCTTGATATCACGTGTCCATATAAAGGCTGGAGACTTTATTTCTCTGAAG GTTTTGTGGAGAGTTCACCGTATGTCGAGAAGATCAAGGCATTTGAGCAGTACTTCACGTCACAAATTGATCTTTATGATAAG GTGTTGACTGTTGATCTTGAGAGACACGCGGCTGAACTCCAGGGACAGGAGGAGCTGCCTGCCAGTCTGAGACCCATAATCAACACCCCTCATATCAGCGCCAG GCTTTATAACTTCGAGCCtctgactcctttaaaaagTCTGAGAGCGAATTTATACGGCAAGTTGGTTGCGATCAGAGGTACGGTGGTACGAGTGAGTAACATCAAGCCTCTGTGCAGTAAGTTGGCCTTCACCTGTAACTCCTGTGGAGACACACAGAGCGTGACGCTGCCGGATGGAAAATACTCCACACCCACTAAA TGTTTACAGGTAGAATGTCGTGGACGGTTGTTCACACCAAACAGAAGTTCACCCTTGACCCTCACTGTCGACTGGCAAACAATCAA AGTTCAGGAGCTGATCTCAGATGACCAGCGTGAGTCCGGTCGAATCCCGCGCACCGTTGAATGTGAACTCACGCAGGATCTGGTGGACAGCTGTGTGCCCGGAGACATGGTGACCATCACGGGTGTTATTAAAGTGTCCAGCGATGACG GAAGTGGGCGACACAAGAAGGACAAGTGCATGTTCCTGCTGTACATTCAGGCAAATTCAGTGAGTAACTCAAAGGGACAGAAGAGCAAAGCGTCCTCTGAGACGGAAGGACAGGGACCTTCTGTGGAGTTCTCCATTAAAGATCTCTACGCCATCCAGGAGATTCAAGCTCAGGACGACCTCTTCAAACTGATAGTGAA CTCACTTTGTCCTGCTATTTACGGCCATGTG ctTGTTAAAGCAGGATTAGCTCTGGCTCTGTTTGGCGGATGTCAGAAGTATGTTGATGATAAGAATCGGATCCCCATACGAGGAGACCCTCATATGCTAATCGTTGGTGATCCTGGACTGGGTAAAAGCCAGATGTTACAG GCCGTGTGTAACGTGGCTCCGCGGGGTGTTTATGTTTGCGGGAACACAACCACCACCTCAGGACTGACTGTGTCTCTGTCCCGGGACAGCGGATCTGGAGATTACGCTCTAGAGGCCGGAGCTCTGGTGTTGGGAGATCAAG GGATGTGTTGTATCGATGAGTTTGATAAGATGGGCAGTCAGCATCAGGCGCTGCTGGAGGCCATGGAGCAGCAGAGCATCAGTTTGGCTAAAGCCGGGATCGTCTGCACACTTCCAGCTCGAACTTCCATCATCGCAGCAGCCAATCCTGCGGGAGGACATTATAATAAAGGCAAGACTGTCTCCGAGAACCTCAA AATGGGCAGTGCACTGCTGTCCAGGTTTGATCTGGTCTTTATCCTGTTGGACACTCCAAACGAAGACCACGATCACCTGCTGTCTGAACACGTGATGGCCATGCGTGCAGGAAAGACGGGGGCGATTAGCAGCGCTGCGGTGACACGCTGCGGCACGCAGGAGTCCAACATCTCCATACTGGAGGTCTCGACGGAGAAACCCCTCGCTGACAGACTCAAA ttGCTTCCTGGCGAGAATCTTGATCTCATTCCGCACCAGCTTCTGCGGAAGTATGTGGGTTACGCCCGACATTACGTTCACCCCACGCTGTCCGCAGAGGCCGCGCGAGTTCTGCAGGACTTTTATCTGGAGCTGCGCAAACAGAACCAGACAGCGGACAGCACGCCCATCACCACCCGTCAGCTGGAGTCTCTCATCCGTCTGACAGAG GCGCGAGCTCGTGTTGAGCTGAGAGAGAAAGCAACACAAAGTGATGCAGAAGATGTGGTGGACATCATGAAGCACAG CTTAATCGACACGTATTCAGATGAATTTGGCCGTCTGGATTTCGACCGTTCTCATCTCGGCTCTGGAATGAGTAACCGCTCCAAAGCCAAGAAATTTATCACGGCGTTAAACAAGCTTGCTGAGCGCCAACGAAGAACCATGTTTGAGATCCAGGAGTTACAACAACTCGCCAAAGATCTACAAATACAG GTTGTGGATTTTGAGGGTTTCGTCAGTGCTCTCAATGAACAGGGATACCTTCTGAAGAAAGCTCACAGGACCTATCAGCTTCAGACTGTGTGA
- the mcm8 gene encoding DNA helicase MCM8 isoform X2 — protein MSSPASAGGSWRGGGGDGSGARGGWRGRGGDGSGARGGGWRRGGGDGSGARGGGDGGWRGRGYNAGQNRGGRGRPWNRGGRGNYYTNNKQHRITPAVSQARIIQSTLDITCPYKGWRLYFSEGFVESSPYVEKIKAFEQYFTSQIDLYDKDEIERKGSILVDYKDLLSNKQISQTLPDLAKELKEMPEKILDCLGLAIHQVLTVDLERHAAELQGQEELPASLRPIINTPHISARLYNFEPLTPLKSLRANLYGKLVAIRGTVVRVSNIKPLCSKLAFTCNSCGDTQSVTLPDGKYSTPTKCLQVECRGRLFTPNRSSPLTLTVDWQTIKVQELISDDQRESGRIPRTVECELTQDLVDSCVPGDMVTITGVIKVSSDDGSGRHKKDKCMFLLYIQANSVSNSKGQKSKASSETEGQGPSVEFSIKDLYAIQEIQAQDDLFKLIVNSLCPAIYGHVLVKAGLALALFGGCQKYVDDKNRIPIRGDPHMLIVGDPGLGKSQMLQAVCNVAPRGVYVCGNTTTTSGLTVSLSRDSGSGDYALEAGALVLGDQGMCCIDEFDKMGSQHQALLEAMEQQSISLAKAGIVCTLPARTSIIAAANPAGGHYNKGKTVSENLKMGSALLSRFDLVFILLDTPNEDHDHLLSEHVMAMRAGKTGAISSAAVTRCGTQESNISILEVSTEKPLADRLKLLPGENLDLIPHQLLRKYVGYARHYVHPTLSAEAARVLQDFYLELRKQNQTADSTPITTRQLESLIRLTEARARVELREKATQSDAEDVVDIMKHSLIDTYSDEFGRLDFDRSHLGSGMSNRSKAKKFITALNKLAERQRRTMFEIQELQQLAKDLQIQVVDFEGFVSALNEQGYLLKKAHRTYQLQTV, from the exons ATGAGCAGCCCGGCCTCTGCTGGAGGGTCGTGGAGGGGAGGAGGAGGAGACGGCTCGGGTGCTAGAGGAGGatggagaggaagaggaggagac gGCTCGGGTGCTAGAGGAGGAGGCtggagaagaggaggaggagacgGGTCAGGTGCAAGAGGAGGAGGAGACGGAGGGTGGAGAGGAAGAGGATATAATGCTGGTCAGAACAGAGGCGGGAGAGGTCGGCCCTGGAacagaggaggaagaggaaactATTACACCAACAACAAACAACACA GAATAACTCCAGCAGTCAGTCAAGCACGCATCATCCAGTCAACTCTTGATATCACGTGTCCATATAAAGGCTGGAGACTTTATTTCTCTGAAG GTTTTGTGGAGAGTTCACCGTATGTCGAGAAGATCAAGGCATTTGAGCAGTACTTCACGTCACAAATTGATCTTTATGATAAG GATGAAATTGAAAGGAAAGGAAGCATTCTGGTGGATTATAAAGACCTTCTCTCAAACAAGCAGATATCACAGACTTTACCCGACCTCGCCAAAGAGCTGAAAGAAATGCCAGAGAAGATCCTGGACTGCTTGGGTTTAGCAATTCATCAG GTGTTGACTGTTGATCTTGAGAGACACGCGGCTGAACTCCAGGGACAGGAGGAGCTGCCTGCCAGTCTGAGACCCATAATCAACACCCCTCATATCAGCGCCAG GCTTTATAACTTCGAGCCtctgactcctttaaaaagTCTGAGAGCGAATTTATACGGCAAGTTGGTTGCGATCAGAGGTACGGTGGTACGAGTGAGTAACATCAAGCCTCTGTGCAGTAAGTTGGCCTTCACCTGTAACTCCTGTGGAGACACACAGAGCGTGACGCTGCCGGATGGAAAATACTCCACACCCACTAAA TGTTTACAGGTAGAATGTCGTGGACGGTTGTTCACACCAAACAGAAGTTCACCCTTGACCCTCACTGTCGACTGGCAAACAATCAA AGTTCAGGAGCTGATCTCAGATGACCAGCGTGAGTCCGGTCGAATCCCGCGCACCGTTGAATGTGAACTCACGCAGGATCTGGTGGACAGCTGTGTGCCCGGAGACATGGTGACCATCACGGGTGTTATTAAAGTGTCCAGCGATGACG GAAGTGGGCGACACAAGAAGGACAAGTGCATGTTCCTGCTGTACATTCAGGCAAATTCAGTGAGTAACTCAAAGGGACAGAAGAGCAAAGCGTCCTCTGAGACGGAAGGACAGGGACCTTCTGTGGAGTTCTCCATTAAAGATCTCTACGCCATCCAGGAGATTCAAGCTCAGGACGACCTCTTCAAACTGATAGTGAA CTCACTTTGTCCTGCTATTTACGGCCATGTG ctTGTTAAAGCAGGATTAGCTCTGGCTCTGTTTGGCGGATGTCAGAAGTATGTTGATGATAAGAATCGGATCCCCATACGAGGAGACCCTCATATGCTAATCGTTGGTGATCCTGGACTGGGTAAAAGCCAGATGTTACAG GCCGTGTGTAACGTGGCTCCGCGGGGTGTTTATGTTTGCGGGAACACAACCACCACCTCAGGACTGACTGTGTCTCTGTCCCGGGACAGCGGATCTGGAGATTACGCTCTAGAGGCCGGAGCTCTGGTGTTGGGAGATCAAG GGATGTGTTGTATCGATGAGTTTGATAAGATGGGCAGTCAGCATCAGGCGCTGCTGGAGGCCATGGAGCAGCAGAGCATCAGTTTGGCTAAAGCCGGGATCGTCTGCACACTTCCAGCTCGAACTTCCATCATCGCAGCAGCCAATCCTGCGGGAGGACATTATAATAAAGGCAAGACTGTCTCCGAGAACCTCAA AATGGGCAGTGCACTGCTGTCCAGGTTTGATCTGGTCTTTATCCTGTTGGACACTCCAAACGAAGACCACGATCACCTGCTGTCTGAACACGTGATGGCCATGCGTGCAGGAAAGACGGGGGCGATTAGCAGCGCTGCGGTGACACGCTGCGGCACGCAGGAGTCCAACATCTCCATACTGGAGGTCTCGACGGAGAAACCCCTCGCTGACAGACTCAAA ttGCTTCCTGGCGAGAATCTTGATCTCATTCCGCACCAGCTTCTGCGGAAGTATGTGGGTTACGCCCGACATTACGTTCACCCCACGCTGTCCGCAGAGGCCGCGCGAGTTCTGCAGGACTTTTATCTGGAGCTGCGCAAACAGAACCAGACAGCGGACAGCACGCCCATCACCACCCGTCAGCTGGAGTCTCTCATCCGTCTGACAGAG GCGCGAGCTCGTGTTGAGCTGAGAGAGAAAGCAACACAAAGTGATGCAGAAGATGTGGTGGACATCATGAAGCACAG CTTAATCGACACGTATTCAGATGAATTTGGCCGTCTGGATTTCGACCGTTCTCATCTCGGCTCTGGAATGAGTAACCGCTCCAAAGCCAAGAAATTTATCACGGCGTTAAACAAGCTTGCTGAGCGCCAACGAAGAACCATGTTTGAGATCCAGGAGTTACAACAACTCGCCAAAGATCTACAAATACAG GTTGTGGATTTTGAGGGTTTCGTCAGTGCTCTCAATGAACAGGGATACCTTCTGAAGAAAGCTCACAGGACCTATCAGCTTCAGACTGTGTGA